The Pantoea sp. At-9b genome includes a window with the following:
- the gshB gene encoding glutathione synthase, whose protein sequence is MIKLGIVMDPISSINIKKDTSFAMLLEAQRRGYEIHYMEMNDLSLRGGVTYARTRLLSVEQNYDKWYEFGSEQEIKLADLNVVLMRKDPPFDTEFIYATYLLERAEEQGTLIVNKPQSLRDCNEKLYTAWFADLTPDTLVTRSKEKLRAFWQEHGDVILKPLDGMGGASIFRVKQDDPNFGVITETLTNHGQNFCMAQNYLPAIKDGDKRVLVVDGEPVPYCLARIPQGGETRGNLAAGGRGEARPLSDSDWEIARRVGPTLKAKGLIFVGLDIIGDKLTEVNVTSPTCVREIEAAFPISITGMLMDAIEKRLG, encoded by the coding sequence ATGATTAAGCTTGGCATCGTTATGGACCCGATTTCGTCCATCAACATTAAAAAAGACACCAGCTTCGCCATGTTGCTGGAAGCACAGCGTCGTGGTTACGAAATTCATTACATGGAGATGAACGATCTCTCCCTGCGTGGTGGCGTGACTTATGCCCGCACGCGTCTGCTCAGCGTCGAGCAAAATTACGATAAATGGTATGAATTTGGCAGCGAGCAGGAGATCAAACTGGCCGATCTCAATGTGGTGCTGATGCGTAAAGATCCGCCATTTGATACTGAATTTATCTACGCGACTTATCTGCTGGAACGCGCTGAAGAACAAGGCACGTTGATCGTCAACAAGCCGCAGAGCCTGCGTGACTGCAACGAAAAACTCTACACCGCGTGGTTTGCCGACCTCACGCCAGACACCCTGGTGACACGCAGCAAAGAGAAACTGCGCGCCTTCTGGCAGGAACATGGCGATGTCATCCTGAAACCGTTGGACGGTATGGGTGGCGCATCGATCTTCCGAGTGAAGCAGGATGATCCAAACTTCGGCGTTATCACTGAAACCCTGACCAATCACGGGCAAAACTTCTGCATGGCACAAAACTACCTGCCCGCGATTAAAGACGGTGACAAACGCGTGCTGGTGGTTGACGGTGAACCGGTGCCTTACTGCCTGGCGCGTATTCCGCAGGGCGGTGAAACCCGTGGTAACCTCGCAGCCGGTGGCCGTGGTGAAGCACGTCCGCTGAGTGACAGCGACTGGGAGATTGCGCGCCGCGTTGGCCCCACGCTCAAAGCAAAAGGGCTGATTTTTGTCGGTCTCGACATCATCGGTGATAAACTGACGGAAGTGAACGTAACCAGCCCGACCTGCGTGCGTGAAATTGAAGCCGCCTTCCCAATCTCCATCACCGGTATGCTGATGGATGCCATTGAGAAACGTCTGGGCTAA
- the ruvX gene encoding Holliday junction resolvase RuvX: MASETLLGFDFGTKSIGVAVGQQLTGTARALTALKAQDGTPDWGQIERLLKEWQPDYVVVGLPLNMDGSEQELTARARKFANRLHGRFGVRVELQDERLSTVEARAGLFERGGYRALQKGAVDSQSAVIILEDWFDTH, from the coding sequence ATGGCCAGTGAAACGTTGCTGGGCTTTGATTTCGGCACCAAAAGTATCGGCGTTGCCGTCGGGCAGCAGCTGACGGGCACCGCACGTGCACTCACCGCGCTCAAAGCGCAGGATGGCACACCAGACTGGGGCCAGATCGAGCGGCTGCTGAAAGAGTGGCAACCTGACTACGTGGTCGTGGGTCTGCCACTCAATATGGATGGCAGCGAACAGGAACTGACCGCACGTGCACGTAAGTTTGCCAACCGTCTGCATGGCCGTTTTGGTGTGCGTGTTGAGTTGCAGGATGAACGCCTCAGTACGGTCGAAGCCCGTGCCGGTTTATTCGAACGTGGCGGCTACCGCGCGCTGCAAAAAGGCGCGGTCGATTCGCAGTCGGCGGTCATCATTCTGGAAGATTGGTTCGATACCCACTGA
- the rsmE gene encoding 16S rRNA (uracil(1498)-N(3))-methyltransferase — protein sequence MRIPRIFHPEPLAVNSEVFLDEDAANHVGRVLRMSAGQRLELFDGSNLTFAAEITQADKKRVKVRVLDSQQDDRESPLHLHLGQVMSRGEKMEFTIQKSIELGVNVITPLFSERCGVKLDAERLAKKIQQWQKIAIAACEQCGRNRVPEIREAMTLEAWCAEAADGLKLNLHPRASHSINTLPQPVERIRLLIGPEGGLSTEEIAMTAQHGFTDILLGPRVLRTETTALTAITALQVRFGDLG from the coding sequence ATGCGTATACCTCGCATTTTTCACCCCGAACCCCTTGCTGTGAACAGCGAGGTCTTCCTCGATGAAGACGCCGCCAATCACGTCGGACGCGTGCTGCGTATGAGCGCTGGTCAACGGCTTGAGCTGTTTGATGGCAGTAATCTGACTTTTGCCGCCGAAATCACCCAGGCTGATAAAAAGCGTGTAAAAGTAAGAGTCCTTGACAGTCAACAGGATGATCGTGAATCACCGCTTCATCTGCACCTTGGGCAGGTGATGTCGCGCGGCGAAAAAATGGAATTCACCATCCAGAAATCCATCGAACTTGGCGTCAACGTCATTACGCCCTTGTTTTCTGAGCGCTGCGGCGTAAAGCTGGATGCCGAGCGTCTGGCGAAGAAAATTCAGCAATGGCAGAAAATTGCAATTGCCGCCTGTGAACAGTGCGGCCGTAATCGCGTGCCGGAGATTCGTGAAGCGATGACGCTGGAAGCCTGGTGCGCTGAAGCCGCTGACGGGCTAAAACTGAATTTACATCCGCGTGCCAGCCACAGTATCAATACGCTGCCGCAACCTGTTGAACGCATTCGCCTGCTGATTGGTCCCGAAGGCGGTCTGTCGACAGAGGAGATTGCCATGACGGCACAGCACGGTTTCACTGATATTCTGTTAGGACCGCGCGTGTTACGCACCGAAACCACCGCCCTCACCGCCATTACGGCACTTCAGGTGAGGTTTGGCGACCTCGGTTAA
- a CDS encoding YqgE/AlgH family protein, with the protein MNLQHHFLIAMPSLQDPFFKRSVVYICEHNEDGAMGLIINKPMENLTVEGILKKLKISPSDRDPAIRLDKPVFAGGPLAEDRGFILHSAQRVYSSSIRISDTTVITTSRDVLEAIGSSAQPEHVLVALGYCAWEKDQLENELLENAWLTTPASSTILFQTPIAERWREAAKCLGVDIHNMTNDAGHA; encoded by the coding sequence ATGAATTTACAGCATCATTTTTTGATTGCGATGCCATCCCTGCAAGATCCCTTCTTCAAGCGCTCGGTCGTATACATTTGCGAGCACAATGAAGATGGCGCTATGGGCTTGATTATCAACAAGCCGATGGAGAATCTGACGGTCGAAGGCATCCTTAAAAAGCTTAAAATCAGCCCATCAGATCGCGATCCGGCCATCAGGCTGGATAAACCGGTATTCGCTGGCGGCCCGCTGGCGGAGGACCGCGGCTTTATTCTGCATTCTGCTCAGCGCGTCTACTCCTCCAGTATTCGAATTTCCGACACCACCGTCATCACGACGTCCAGAGATGTGCTGGAAGCGATTGGCAGCAGCGCACAGCCCGAGCACGTGCTGGTCGCGCTGGGTTACTGCGCGTGGGAGAAAGATCAGCTGGAAAACGAATTGCTGGAAAACGCCTGGCTCACCACGCCAGCCTCCAGCACCATTCTGTTCCAGACGCCGATCGCGGAACGCTGGCGTGAAGCGGCAAAATGTCTGGGCGTGGATATCCATAATATGACCAATGATGCAGGGCACGCCTGA